A window of the Pogona vitticeps strain Pit_001003342236 chromosome 4, PviZW2.1, whole genome shotgun sequence genome harbors these coding sequences:
- the HSBP1L1 gene encoding heat shock factor-binding protein 1-like protein 1: MNSMKYEKKLGAVKSPLAIYPIRWGREGEGGGGEAQQAATSTPAWRARRKAGAGKAESLLQQLQEKFQALTDKLALRMDEMGESINDLEKHVTGLMAQAGIENANEELTD; the protein is encoded by the exons ATGAATAGTATGAAGTATGAAAAGAAATTAGGAGCGGTGAAAAGCCCCCTCGCAATTTATCCTATTCGTTGGGGACGGGAAggcgaaggcggcggcggcgaggcgcAACAGGCAGCCACCAGCACCCCTGCCTGGAGGGCCAGGCGGAAGGCGGGAGCCGGGAAG GCAGAAAGCCTTCTACAACAGTTACAGGAAAAATTTCAAGCACTGACTGATAAGTTAGCTCTAAGAA TGGATGAAATGGGTGAAAGCATAAATGATCTAGAGAAGCATGTTACTGGATTAATGGCACAAGCTGGAATAGAAAATGCCAATGAAGAACTAACG GACTGA